The Desulfofundulus salinus genome includes the window AAAATATCCTGAGCCTCTTTCAGGATGCGGATTAGCTGTCCCTCCTGATGGCCGTAGCGTTCAATTACCTCGTCCAGCTGCCGGTACTTTTCGTCCAACTCCTTTTCCCCGCCGGCCACGGCTTTCACCTCCTAAAGGATAGTTTGCCGTGGGAAGAATTAATAAATGCACCTCTTTAAGGAATCATTAATACAAAAATTGGTAATCCTACAGATAAGAATGATAAACCATAAAACAAACTCAAAGGAGGGTCAGTAGTGAAGGTATTTAAATTTCCCCGCCGGGCCTTGTATCTCGCCTACCAGTCCTGGCAAAAACGTCGCCGGCGGGGTGAGCTTTTGCGTTACTACGTTAAACCAAAAGAAGACAGCCGCAACCGGATTGCCCGCTGGCTGGATTTCTACGGTACCCTTTTAATATTGTGGATATTGAGTTTCGTGTTTTTAACCACGTTCTGGCCCGGTAAGATCGCCCTGTCCTTTTCCCTGGCCATCGTAAGTTCCACCGGTCTTTTGGCGGCAAAAATCCAAAAGAAAAGGTTCCAGACGGAAACCCTCTATCGCAAACTACGCTCTTTAGCTGAAAAGTACCGGGAGAAATTAAAGCAGTTCAGAACTGCTGAAGAACTGGCTTCTTTTTTATGGCCGATCCTGGAAAGCCTGCCCCAGTTTGAGCAGGCGCGGCCAAAGGGTAGAAAAAGGGACAAGACGGCAAAAGTACCGGCCGGAGTTATCCAGGCAACTTACCGTAATGTACCCGTACTCGTCGAGTTTATACCGGCCGACCAGAGTCCGGTGGATGTTTCCGCGGTGCATAACCTGGTCAGGACGATGAAAAAGCAGGGTTATCAATACGCCCTCCTGGTTACCCCCGGGGAATTTGCCCCGAGCACCAGACGGCTGGTGGCTTCACTGCGCAGCCAATACCGCATTGCCCTGGTGCCGGAAAAAGAACTGTTGTACCTCGTGGCCCAGGCAGAAAAAATAAAGGAGTCCACAGACCAGATAACGGCGGAAAAAACCATATCCCTCCCGTCTCTGTCTGCCCTCAAGCAAGTGGCCCTTGATTATAAAAAGGGGCGCGCTTACCTGACTGCCGGGGCGTTTTTAATAGGCTTCCATTTCCTGTTAGGGATAAACAATCCGGTCGGCAAGGTTTACCTTTTCCTGGCCGCGGTCAACCTCGTGCTGGCCGTGCTCTGTCTGGTTTTCGGGGAAAGGGAAACGGCGCCGCCGGATTTCCACGACCTCCAGCCCGAAACATAACGCCTCCTGGAAAAACGTGGGGCCACTGTCAAAGGTGGTCCCTTTAATTATTCTTGATGGTACATAGAATTAATGTAAGTTACTAACAATATCGATATGTAGCCTATTGAGGTGTCACAATGCACGATCCGGGGAAGATTTCAGGTCTGCAAATGGTATATTTGCTGATCAATGTTGTCGGTGCTACGGCCCTGGTTTTTTTGCCCGGGTTTACTGCATCCATAGTGGGAAGGGATGACTGGGTAACCCCGGTTCTGGCCACCCTGCCCGGTTTTTACGTCATCCTGGTAATCACAGCCCTGGGCCGGCGTTTTCCCGACCGGACCATTGTGCAGTACATAGAAAAACTGCTGGGCCCCTGGCTGGGAAAAATCATCGCCTTTTTCTACGTGCTGTTTTTTCTGCACGTGAACGGAGTGATCGTGCGGGAATTTGGTGAACTGGTTGCCGCCACCATTATGCCCCAAACCCCACAGGTAGTTTTTGCCGCTTTAATGGTTGCTGTCTGCAGCTACGGCCTGCACCAGGGCCTGGAGGTGATAGCCCGGGTTATGGAATTAGCTTACCCTATGATGCTTATCCTCTTTGGCTTAATTCTCATTCTGGTGTCCGGGCACATGGAACTGGCCAACCTGTTTCCAATGCTCCAACACGATTTCAAAACCATCATCCGGGCCAGCCTCAATCCCAT containing:
- a CDS encoding restriction endonuclease, with the translated sequence MKVFKFPRRALYLAYQSWQKRRRRGELLRYYVKPKEDSRNRIARWLDFYGTLLILWILSFVFLTTFWPGKIALSFSLAIVSSTGLLAAKIQKKRFQTETLYRKLRSLAEKYREKLKQFRTAEELASFLWPILESLPQFEQARPKGRKRDKTAKVPAGVIQATYRNVPVLVEFIPADQSPVDVSAVHNLVRTMKKQGYQYALLVTPGEFAPSTRRLVASLRSQYRIALVPEKELLYLVAQAEKIKESTDQITAEKTISLPSLSALKQVALDYKKGRAYLTAGAFLIGFHFLLGINNPVGKVYLFLAAVNLVLAVLCLVFGERETAPPDFHDLQPET
- a CDS encoding GerAB/ArcD/ProY family transporter, with amino-acid sequence MHDPGKISGLQMVYLLINVVGATALVFLPGFTASIVGRDDWVTPVLATLPGFYVILVITALGRRFPDRTIVQYIEKLLGPWLGKIIAFFYVLFFLHVNGVIVREFGELVAATIMPQTPQVVFAALMVAVCSYGLHQGLEVIARVMELAYPMMLILFGLILILVSGHMELANLFPMLQHDFKTIIRASLNPIAWRNEVFLLGMFFPYLARPDLARRNGIIAVAVIGLILTVNALACTAVFGVSTGRFNFATFELVRLAGFGTFLTRLDAIWIVIWIVGIFGKVALFHYAAIMGTVQLLRLKDHRTVIVPLSILLIALSLSQFKNLTEMMAWINGPWIPYAYLFEMGIPTFLLLLAFLREKPALKRNPSK